In Bacillus rossius redtenbacheri isolate Brsri chromosome 9 unlocalized genomic scaffold, Brsri_v3 Brsri_v3_scf9_2, whole genome shotgun sequence, one DNA window encodes the following:
- the LOC134543133 gene encoding uncharacterized protein LOC134543133 isoform X2 gives MRLCCCDCCDCCDSNSSVVDSTELLHCPGIGEGSQYYTVRRISSFGRAASQEDLEGSCQDLCEVSKDVADTPDDISVFTPLADKYSGGGADPRTGVAEPDSCALPPLSAAKKQPQWRKALHGLKPRPGRLRSKSPAPVPPIIISSPSNVDDTSLALPQSKLRHVLTMSDVSSVGLTDHPQVFRFKSRSMQDINSSGDLHRDGKFSEEARRLARSVGLNVSLYPSEPPPHHRSAETLGPSETPRGDDSRQECGCGRVHFFVTHYPKDKKLLVNVTQLEGLPPRNDYQDYTVALKVQILPAEKPAKTARLGGQEIDEDFYFSLKDARGKAVRLSVFDADRMGKHDAIGHALVRLDADAIRATQLYTVDLQKQSELDVMPGSIQLTIGYDSEAQRLSVLVAAASNLSTSHLSKASKQPGTARKRRASGRAWFPTTRTPSTTSSSCSRCQAWTWPRATWWSAWCSRDC, from the exons ATGCGGCTGTGCTGCTGCGACTGCTGCGACTGCTGCGACAGCAACTCATCTGTCGTCGACAGCACTGAGCTGCTGCACTGCCCAGGCATTGGGGAAGGCTCTCAGTACTACACAGTCCGCAGGATATCCAG TTTTGGGCGGGCAGCATCCCAAGAGGACCTAGAAGGCTCGTGCCAGGACCTGTGTGAAGTCAGCAAGGACGTGGCAGACACGCCTGATGACATCTCTGTCTTCACGCCACTGGCTGATAAGTACAGCGGAGGAGGGGCAGACCCGCGAACAG GGGTCGCGGAGCCCGATAGCTGTGCTCTGCCCCCCCTCTCTGCTGCCAAGAAGCAGCCCCAGTGGCGCAAGGCTCTGCACGGCCTCAAGCCGAGGCCTGGCCGGCTGCGCAGCAAGTCTCCCGCACCCGTGCCCCCCATCATCATCTCGTCGCCCAGCAAC GTGGATGACACCTCCTTGGCCCTGCCCCAGTCCAAGCTGCGACATGTCCTCACCATGTCAGACGTCAGCTCCGTCGGGCTGACGGACCACCCGCAGGTCTTCAGGTTCAAGTCTCGGTCCATGCAG GACATCAACTCGTCGGGTGACTTGCACCGCGACGGGAAGTTCTCGGAGGAGGCTCGGAGGCTGGCTAGATCCGTGGGGCTCAACGTGTCCCTGTACCCCAGCGAGCCTCCCCCCCACCACCGGTCCGCCGAGACGCTGGGGCCCTCGGAGACTCCGCGCGGCGACGACAGCAGGCAGGAGTGCGGCTGTGGCCGCGTGCACTTCTTCGTCACCCACTACCCCAAGGACAAGAA ACTCTTGGTGAACGTGACTCAGCTGGAGGGCCTTCCACCGAGAAATGACTACCAAGACTACACGGTTGCCCTCAAGGTGCAGATCCTGCCCGCGGAGAAGCCCGCCAAGACTGCCCGGTTGGGGGGGCAGGAGATAGACGAGGACTTCTACTTCAGCCTGAAGGACGCCCGGGGCAAGGCAGTGCGCCTGTCGGTGTTTGATGCCGACCGGATGGGCAAGCACGACGCCATTGGGCACGCGTTGGTTCGCCTGGATGCCGACGCCATCCGTGCGACTCAGTTGTACACAGTGGATTTGCAAAAGCAATCTGAG CTAGACGTGATGCCAGGCTCTATACAACTCACAATTGGTTATGACTCCGAGGCTCAGCGCCTCTCTGTGCTGGTCGCTGCTGCGTCAAACCTCTCCACCAGTCACCTGTCCAAGGCCAGCAAACAGCCAG GGACGGCGAGAAAGCGAAGAGCAAGCGGTCGGGCGTGGTTCCCCACGACCAGAACCCCCAGTACAACCAGCAGTTCCTGCTCAAGATGCCAGGCCTGGACGTGGCCGAGAGCTACCTGGTGGTCAGCGTGGTGCTCAAGGGACTGCTGA
- the LOC134543133 gene encoding synaptotagmin-1-like isoform X1: MRLCCCDCCDCCDSNSSVVDSTELLHCPGIGEGSQYYTVRRISSFGRAASQEDLEGSCQDLCEVSKDVADTPDDISVFTPLADKYSGGGADPRTGVAEPDSCALPPLSAAKKQPQWRKALHGLKPRPGRLRSKSPAPVPPIIISSPSNVDDTSLALPQSKLRHVLTMSDVSSVGLTDHPQVFRFKSRSMQDINSSGDLHRDGKFSEEARRLARSVGLNVSLYPSEPPPHHRSAETLGPSETPRGDDSRQECGCGRVHFFVTHYPKDKKLLVNVTQLEGLPPRNDYQDYTVALKVQILPAEKPAKTARLGGQEIDEDFYFSLKDARGKAVRLSVFDADRMGKHDAIGHALVRLDADAIRATQLYTVDLQKQSELDVMPGSIQLTIGYDSEAQRLSVLVAAASNLSTSHLSKASKQPDKLNTYVKLVHYRDGEKAKSKRSGVVPHDQNPQYNQQFLLKMPGLDVAESYLVVSVVLKGLLRDETIGRIVFGPHCYTAGRAYTPWGQVMMGDRTVSDWYKLYL, encoded by the exons ATGCGGCTGTGCTGCTGCGACTGCTGCGACTGCTGCGACAGCAACTCATCTGTCGTCGACAGCACTGAGCTGCTGCACTGCCCAGGCATTGGGGAAGGCTCTCAGTACTACACAGTCCGCAGGATATCCAG TTTTGGGCGGGCAGCATCCCAAGAGGACCTAGAAGGCTCGTGCCAGGACCTGTGTGAAGTCAGCAAGGACGTGGCAGACACGCCTGATGACATCTCTGTCTTCACGCCACTGGCTGATAAGTACAGCGGAGGAGGGGCAGACCCGCGAACAG GGGTCGCGGAGCCCGATAGCTGTGCTCTGCCCCCCCTCTCTGCTGCCAAGAAGCAGCCCCAGTGGCGCAAGGCTCTGCACGGCCTCAAGCCGAGGCCTGGCCGGCTGCGCAGCAAGTCTCCCGCACCCGTGCCCCCCATCATCATCTCGTCGCCCAGCAAC GTGGATGACACCTCCTTGGCCCTGCCCCAGTCCAAGCTGCGACATGTCCTCACCATGTCAGACGTCAGCTCCGTCGGGCTGACGGACCACCCGCAGGTCTTCAGGTTCAAGTCTCGGTCCATGCAG GACATCAACTCGTCGGGTGACTTGCACCGCGACGGGAAGTTCTCGGAGGAGGCTCGGAGGCTGGCTAGATCCGTGGGGCTCAACGTGTCCCTGTACCCCAGCGAGCCTCCCCCCCACCACCGGTCCGCCGAGACGCTGGGGCCCTCGGAGACTCCGCGCGGCGACGACAGCAGGCAGGAGTGCGGCTGTGGCCGCGTGCACTTCTTCGTCACCCACTACCCCAAGGACAAGAA ACTCTTGGTGAACGTGACTCAGCTGGAGGGCCTTCCACCGAGAAATGACTACCAAGACTACACGGTTGCCCTCAAGGTGCAGATCCTGCCCGCGGAGAAGCCCGCCAAGACTGCCCGGTTGGGGGGGCAGGAGATAGACGAGGACTTCTACTTCAGCCTGAAGGACGCCCGGGGCAAGGCAGTGCGCCTGTCGGTGTTTGATGCCGACCGGATGGGCAAGCACGACGCCATTGGGCACGCGTTGGTTCGCCTGGATGCCGACGCCATCCGTGCGACTCAGTTGTACACAGTGGATTTGCAAAAGCAATCTGAG CTAGACGTGATGCCAGGCTCTATACAACTCACAATTGGTTATGACTCCGAGGCTCAGCGCCTCTCTGTGCTGGTCGCTGCTGCGTCAAACCTCTCCACCAGTCACCTGTCCAAGGCCAGCAAACAGCCAG ACAAGCTGAACACTTACGTGAAGCTGGTGCACTACAGGGACGGCGAGAAAGCGAAGAGCAAGCGGTCGGGCGTGGTTCCCCACGACCAGAACCCCCAGTACAACCAGCAGTTCCTGCTCAAGATGCCAGGCCTGGACGTGGCCGAGAGCTACCTGGTGGTCAGCGTGGTGCTCAAGGGACTGCTGAGGGACGAGACTATCGGCAGGATCGTGTTCGGACCCCACTGCTACACGGCAGGGCGCGCTTACACCCCGTGGGGACAGGTCATGATGGGCGACAGAACCGTGTCTGACTGGTACAAACTTTATTTGTAA
- the LOC134542839 gene encoding F-box/LRR-repeat protein 15, which yields MDQTCESTSLLDVLWEDVLFKYVFPYLSIKDCFNLRRVSKSFEALMNTYFLTIKHVDLSQHRDVKEDEFNALICHCHNIQHLNLSGLGFMPSRSLEPLLRNNANLTYLNLSGCVNLTPNCLQSVILKCKNLKILKLRNCSWLTGGCLVTLAFHIGSLTEVDLAHCSFLEADSLSLFTFHSKRLQSLSLSGIFSVTDSLLYNIAHYCKLLELLDVSNCPNITDSSIRWLDRECRHLKLVNIRGCLLDNQAVHELRSSIHFKLFWT from the exons ATGGATCAAACTTGTGAAAGCACAAGCCTACTTGATGTGCTTTGGGAAGATgtgttatttaaatatgtttttccgTACCTTTCCATAAAAGACTGTTTTAACTTGAGGCGCGTGTCGAAAAGTTTTGAAGCGTTAATGAATACGTATTTCTTGACAATAAAACATGTGGATTTATCTCAACACAGGGATGTTAAAGAAGATGAATTTAAC GCGCTGATTTGCCACTGCCACAACATACAGCACCTGAACCTGAGCGGCCTGGGCTTTATGCCCAGCAGGTCTCTGGAGCCATTGCTGCGGAACAATGCCAATCTCACATATCTCAACCTGAGTGGCTGCGTCAACCTCACTCCCAACTGCTTGCAGTCTGTGATTCTAAAATGCAAG AACTTGAAGATCCTGAAGCTGCGCAACTGCTCGTGGCTGACTGGGGGCTGCCTGGTGACGCTGGCGTTCCACATCGGCAGCCTGACCGAGGTGGACCTCGCTCACTGCTCCTTCCTGGAGGCGGACAGCCTGTCGCTCTTCACGTTCCACTCCAAGAG GTTGCAGAGCCTGTCGCTGTCGGGCATCTTCTCCGTGACGGACTCGCTTCTCTACAACATCGCGCACTACTGCAAGCTGCTAGAGCTGTTGGACGTCAGCAACTGCCCCAACATCACGGACAGCAGCATCAG GTGGCTGGACCGTGAATGCAGGCACCTGAAGCTGGTCAACATCCGAGGATGTCTGCTGGATAACCAGGCAGTTCACGAGCTCAGAAGCAGCATACACTTCAAGCTTTTCTGGACTTGA